In Pseudomonas sp. FP1742, the DNA window AACTGCTGCTGGTACCGGAACTGGGCCGCCTGCGCATCGCCACTGAACTGGGCGTGCTGGAGCTGGAACCGCTGGAAATCGCCGTGCTGCCTCGCGGGCTGAAATTCCGCGTTGAACTGCTCGACCCGCAAGCCCGCGGCTACGTGGCCGAAAACCACGGCGCGCCATTGCGCCTGCCGGACCTGGGGCCGATCGGCAGCAACGGCCTGGCCAACCCCCGGGACTTTCTGACCCCGGTGGCGCATTACGAAAACCTCAAGCAACCGACCACCCTGGTGCAGAAATTCCTCGGCCAGTTGTGGGGCTGCGAGCTCGATCATTCACCGCTGAACGTGGTCGCCTGGCACGGTAATAACGTGCCGTACAAATATGACCTGCGCCGTTTCAACACCATTGGCACGGTGAGTTTCGATCACCCGGATCCGTCGATTTTCACCGTCCTGACTTCGCCGACCAGCGTGCACGGTCTGGCCAACCTCGATTTCGTGATCTTCCCGCCACGCTGGATGGTGGCGGAGAAAACCTTCCGTCCGCCGTGGTTCCACCGCAACCTGATGAACGAATACATGGGCCTGATCAAGGGCGAGTACGACGCCAAGGCCGAAGGTTTCGTGCCCGGCGGCGCCTCGTTGCACAGCTGCATGAGCGCCCACGGCCCCGATGGCGAGACCTGCACCAAGGCGATCAACGCTGAACTGGCGCCGGCTAAAATCGACAACACCATGGCTTTCATGTTCGAGACCAGCCAGGTGCTGCGCCCGAGCCGGTTCGCCCTGGATTGCCCGCAACTGCAAACCGATTACGACGCCTGCTGGGCCACGCTGCCCGCCACTTTCGACCCGACCCGGAGATAACCCATGACTCAGACTTCCATCACTCGTAGCTGGGTTGCCTCCGCCAACGGTCACGCGGATTTCCCGTTGCAAAACCTGCCTTTGGGCGTGTTCAGCGTGAAGGGCGGTGCGCCGCGCAGTGGCGTGGCGATCGGCGACCATATCTTTGATCTGGAAGCGGCACTCGATGCCGGGCTGTTCGATGGCGCCGCGCGCGCCGCCGTCGAAGCCACCCGTGGCGGCCAGTTGAATGCATTTTTTGAGCTGGGTCGCGAGGCGCGCGTCGCCCTGCGTGAACGCTTGATCGAGCTGTTCAAGGAAGGCAGCACCCTGCACGACAAGATCGAAGCCCAAGGCGCAAAACTGCTGCCGCTGGCGGCGGATTGCCAGATGCACCTGCCGGCGAAGATCAACGACTACACCGACTTCTACGTCGGCATCGAGCACGCGCAGAATGTCGGCAAACTGTTCCGCCCGGATAACCCGTTGCTGCCGAATTACAAGTATGTGCCGATTGGTTATCACGGCCGCGCCTCGACCATTCGCCCGTCCGGCACCGACGTGCGGCGGCCGAAAGGCCAGACCCTGCCGGCCGGCCAGACCGAGCCGACGTTTGGCCCGTGCGCACGCCTGGATTACGAACTGGAACTGGGTATCTGGATCGGTCCGGGCAATGCCATGGGTGACTCGATCGCCATCGGTGACGCCTCCGATCACATCGCCGGTTTCTGCCTGCTCAACGATTGGTCGGCGCGCGACATCCAGGCCTGGGAGTACCAGCCGCTGGGGCCGTTCCTGTCCAAGAGTTTCATCACCAGCATTTCGCCGTGGGTGGTGACGGCCGAAGCGCTGGAGCCGTTCCGTCGTGCGCAGCCGGCGCGCCCGGAAGGCGACCCGCAGCCGCTACCTTACCTGTTCGACAAACGTGATCAGGCGACCGGTGCCTTCGACATCGAACTCGAAGTGCTGCTGTTGACCGAGTCGATGCGCGAACAAAATCTGCCGGCCCATCGCCTGACCCTCAGCAACACAAAACACATGTACTGGACTGTTGCGCAGATGGTGGCGCACCACAGCGTCAACGGTTGCCAATTGCAGGCCGGCGATCTGTTCGGTTCGGGCACGCTGTCCGGGCCTGAAAGCGGCCAGTTCGGCAGCCTGCTGGAAATCACCGAGGGCGGTAAGAAGCCGATCGAACTGGCCTCGGGCGAGGTGCGTAAATTCCTCGAGGATGGCGACGAAATCATCCTGCGGGGACGTTGCAGTCGTGAGGGTTTTGCTTCCATCGGTTTCGGCGAATGCCGTGGCAAAGTGCTGCCGGCGCGTTAAGAGGATCGGGTCATGGAACTCTATACCTACTACCGTTCGACCTCGTCTTTCCGGGTGCGCATTGCACTGGCGTTGAAGGGGCTGGATTACCAGGCGCTGCCGATCAACCTGATCGCGCCGCAAGGTGGCGAACATCGGCAGCCGGCGTACCTGGGCATCAACCCGCAAGGCCGGGTGCCGGCCTTGCGCACCGACGAAGGCGAATTGCTGATTCAGTCTCCGGCGATCATCGAGTACCTGGAGGAACGTTATCCACAGGTGCCGCTGCTGTCCAAAGACCTCGCCGCCCGCGCCCATGAGCGTGGCGTGGCGGCGGTGATCGGCTGCGACGTTCATCCGCTGCACAACGTCAGTGTGCTGAATAAACTGCGGGAGTTGGGGCACGATGAGCCGCAGGTGGTGGAGTGGATCGGTCACTGGATCAGCCAAGGGTTGGCGACGGTGGAGCAGTTGATCGGTGATAGCGGTTACTGCTTTGGCGAGCAACCGGGGCTGGCGGACGTCTATTTGATCCCGCAGTTGTATGCGGCCGAGCGCTTCAATATTTCCCTTGAGGCCTACCCGCGTATTCGGCGAGTGGCGGCGCTTGCGGCGACACATCCAGCCTTCTTCCTGGCCCATCCGGCGAACCAGCCAGACACCCCTTAATGGCTTCTCATCGACCCAATGTGGGGGCGATCAATGGATGATGGCGTTGGGCGGAAGGTGCCCCAGCCGCTCGGTCAGGCGAATCTGCTGAATCGGGTCGTCACAGAGCAGCAGCGCGTGTTCCAGGTCAAAGCGTTCGGCATTCGGGCAGTCCAGCCGTTGATAGAGGCTGGCCCGGGCCAGGTAATCGGAGGCGCTGGCGTTGCCCAGTTCCAGCACGCGTTCGGCGTCGACCAGGGCGTCGATGTAGTCATCGTTGGTGAGGTGCAACTGGCGCAGGTTGCGTGACAGCCGTTGCAGCATCTGCGCAGGTTCGGCGGTCTGCAAATGCTCGGCGTTGAGTTGCATGTTCGGGCCGTATTGGCGTTGCAGCAGTTCACGGCAATCGTTGGGGTACAGCCGGCGCCCGCCGCATGGGTCGAGTAGGTGATCGGCGCCTTGCACCCGCAGCAGGAAATGCCCGGGGAAGTTGACCCCAACCAGAGGAATTTCCAGTCTTCTGGCCAGCTCCAGTGCAATCAGGCCCAGCGCCAGCGGCTGGCCTCTTCGGCGTTCCAGTACTTTATGGAGCAACGCCACTTGCGGGCGCAAGGGCGTGAAGTCGTCCTGGGCAAACCCCAGGTCATTCATCCGCCGCAACAACGGTTGCGCCAATTCACTCACCGGCAGCATCGGCAACCCGTAGCTGACTCGCTGTTGCAGGTCCTTGAAGTCCGCCAGCACGGTCTCGGGATTGAGCTCTTTATCGTGTTCGGCCGCAATCCACAGCGCCGCCTCGAACAGCGCGGGCGGTGATCGTTGCAGACAGTCGAAAAAGCGTTGGCGCGGGGTCATCAAAATCTCCGGGGAATGCCTCGTTTTAGCCCCGTCGCACGTTTTCGTCCAGTGCTGTACACATGTCATGGCAGGTTATGTCCGAAAGCCTCTAAAGCGGTCTCGCTTATTCCGGCGCGCTTCTGCAATTTTTGTGCGCAAGCCTATACTGGCGACTACAAGAAGTGATTCGGGAGCCTTACGATGTTCGCTCTCATGCAAAGCACTCGCCTTGAATCGCTGCACCTGAGCGTTGATCCGGTCACCGGGTTGAAGGCGGTGATTGCCATCCATAACAGCCGCCTGGGACCTGCCCTGGGCGGGTGTCGTTACCTTGCCTACCCCAGCGATGAATCCGCAATCGAGGATGCTGCGCGCCTCGCCCAAGGCATGAGTTACAAGGCGGCATTGGCCGGCCTGGCCCAGGGCGGTGGCGTCGCGGTGATTATTCGCCCGGCCCATGTGGAAAACCGCGCCGCGCTGTTCGAAGCGTTCGGGCGCTGGATCAATCAGCTCGACGGTCGCTACATCACCGCCATCGACGCCGGCACCTCGGTGGCGGACATGGACTGCATTGCCCAACAGACGCAATTCGTCACCAGTACCACCGCTGCGGGCGACCCTGCACCCCACGCGGCCATGGGCGTGTTTGCCGGCATCCGCAGCACCGCGATGGCCCGCTTGGGTAGCGATAATCTCGAAGGACTGCGCATCGCCATTCAAGGCCTGGGCAATGTCGGTTATGCCTTGGCCGAACAGTTGCACGCTGCCGGTGCCGAGCTGCTGGTCAGCGACATCGATCAGGGCAAAGTGCAACTGGCCATGGAGCAGTTGGGCGCTCATCCAATTGCCAACGATGCGCTGCTCAGCACGCCGTGCGACATACTCGCGCCCTGCGGTCTGGGTGGTGTGCTCAACAGCAATAGTGTGTCGCAATTGCGCTGCGCGGCGGTCGCAGGTTCGGCCAACAATCAGTTGATCCATCTGGAAATCGCCGATCAGCTGGAACGCCGAGGCATTTTGTATGCGCCCGATTACGTGATCAATGCCGGTGGGCTGATCTACGTGTCGCTCAAGCACCGTGGGGAAGAACTGACGACCATCACCGCGCACCTGTCGAAAATCAGTTCACGACTGACCGAAGTCTTCGCCCATGCCCAGGCGGAAAAACGTTCCCCGGCCCGGGTGGCGGATGAGTTGGCGGAGAAAGTGCTGTACCGGTGATGCAAGACGAGTGAAAAGTTTGAATCGATAAGGGAGTGAGCGCCTATCCGGCCAACTTGCTCCCCAAGCCCTGCGCCACAAGTGTCGGGCCTGACCATTGCACGCCGACCCCGCGTGCCAGGAGCCCTGTGATGCTTCACAAGGTTGAGCTGCCGTACACCCGTTTTTTGTCCCCCGATGGCCAGTTGCTTGGCGATCTTCCCGCCTGGGCCGACGATTTCAATCTGCTGACGCGCCTGTATCGGCAGATGGTCCTGACCCGCCTTTTCGACCAGAAAGCGGTCGCCCTGCAACGCACCGGGCGCATCGGCACCTACGCGCCGACCCTGGGCCAGGAAGCCATTGGCGTGGCGGTCGGCAGCCTGATGCATGCCGA includes these proteins:
- the hmgA gene encoding homogentisate 1,2-dioxygenase, with product MNLDSTAPALAYQSGFGNEFSSEALPGALPVGQNSPQKAPYGLYTELFSGTAFTMSRSEARRTWMYRIQPSANHPAFVKLDRQLAGGPLGEVTPNRLRWNPLDIPTEPTDFIDGLVSMAANSGADKPAGISIYNYRANRSMERVFFNADGELLLVPELGRLRIATELGVLELEPLEIAVLPRGLKFRVELLDPQARGYVAENHGAPLRLPDLGPIGSNGLANPRDFLTPVAHYENLKQPTTLVQKFLGQLWGCELDHSPLNVVAWHGNNVPYKYDLRRFNTIGTVSFDHPDPSIFTVLTSPTSVHGLANLDFVIFPPRWMVAEKTFRPPWFHRNLMNEYMGLIKGEYDAKAEGFVPGGASLHSCMSAHGPDGETCTKAINAELAPAKIDNTMAFMFETSQVLRPSRFALDCPQLQTDYDACWATLPATFDPTRR
- the fahA gene encoding fumarylacetoacetase is translated as MTQTSITRSWVASANGHADFPLQNLPLGVFSVKGGAPRSGVAIGDHIFDLEAALDAGLFDGAARAAVEATRGGQLNAFFELGREARVALRERLIELFKEGSTLHDKIEAQGAKLLPLAADCQMHLPAKINDYTDFYVGIEHAQNVGKLFRPDNPLLPNYKYVPIGYHGRASTIRPSGTDVRRPKGQTLPAGQTEPTFGPCARLDYELELGIWIGPGNAMGDSIAIGDASDHIAGFCLLNDWSARDIQAWEYQPLGPFLSKSFITSISPWVVTAEALEPFRRAQPARPEGDPQPLPYLFDKRDQATGAFDIELEVLLLTESMREQNLPAHRLTLSNTKHMYWTVAQMVAHHSVNGCQLQAGDLFGSGTLSGPESGQFGSLLEITEGGKKPIELASGEVRKFLEDGDEIILRGRCSREGFASIGFGECRGKVLPAR
- the maiA gene encoding maleylacetoacetate isomerase; this encodes MELYTYYRSTSSFRVRIALALKGLDYQALPINLIAPQGGEHRQPAYLGINPQGRVPALRTDEGELLIQSPAIIEYLEERYPQVPLLSKDLAARAHERGVAAVIGCDVHPLHNVSVLNKLRELGHDEPQVVEWIGHWISQGLATVEQLIGDSGYCFGEQPGLADVYLIPQLYAAERFNISLEAYPRIRRVAALAATHPAFFLAHPANQPDTP
- a CDS encoding SirB1 family protein; the protein is MTPRQRFFDCLQRSPPALFEAALWIAAEHDKELNPETVLADFKDLQQRVSYGLPMLPVSELAQPLLRRMNDLGFAQDDFTPLRPQVALLHKVLERRRGQPLALGLIALELARRLEIPLVGVNFPGHFLLRVQGADHLLDPCGGRRLYPNDCRELLQRQYGPNMQLNAEHLQTAEPAQMLQRLSRNLRQLHLTNDDYIDALVDAERVLELGNASASDYLARASLYQRLDCPNAERFDLEHALLLCDDPIQQIRLTERLGHLPPNAIIH
- a CDS encoding Glu/Leu/Phe/Val dehydrogenase dimerization domain-containing protein — translated: MFALMQSTRLESLHLSVDPVTGLKAVIAIHNSRLGPALGGCRYLAYPSDESAIEDAARLAQGMSYKAALAGLAQGGGVAVIIRPAHVENRAALFEAFGRWINQLDGRYITAIDAGTSVADMDCIAQQTQFVTSTTAAGDPAPHAAMGVFAGIRSTAMARLGSDNLEGLRIAIQGLGNVGYALAEQLHAAGAELLVSDIDQGKVQLAMEQLGAHPIANDALLSTPCDILAPCGLGGVLNSNSVSQLRCAAVAGSANNQLIHLEIADQLERRGILYAPDYVINAGGLIYVSLKHRGEELTTITAHLSKISSRLTEVFAHAQAEKRSPARVADELAEKVLYR